One part of the Ovis canadensis isolate MfBH-ARS-UI-01 breed Bighorn chromosome 8, ARS-UI_OviCan_v2, whole genome shotgun sequence genome encodes these proteins:
- the LOC138445070 gene encoding LOW QUALITY PROTEIN: cerebellar degeneration-related protein 2-like (The sequence of the model RefSeq protein was modified relative to this genomic sequence to represent the inferred CDS: inserted 2 bases in 1 codon; substituted 1 base at 1 genomic stop codon), whose translation MLAENLVEEFEMEDESWYDHQELQQDLQLAAELGXTLLDXETELEDFLQQMYTTNQEQLQETEYLTKQVELLRQMNEQHAKVYEQLDVTARELEETNQKLVADSKASQQKSLSLTETIECLQMNIDHLQSQVEELKSSSQRRRSQGRHHDQEKSAPSFSSLKELYDLCQHFVYDHVFAEKITSLPSQQSPDEEENEHLKKTVTMLQAQLSLERQKRVTMEEEYRLVLKNSELEQQLGATDAYRACALQLEAEMAEMWQMLQAEHPFVNGVEKLVPDPLFVPFKEPGQRLLDEMLLTVPEVHRKPLKRSSSETVLSSLAGRDIMRGHEETCIRWAQAVKQRSISLLHEVDTQYSALKVKYEELLKKCQQEEDSLSHKTEQTSRAPAKDLAALHAQPKPSTLSWDPASVTSEPISSPTTSTPPEYKALFKEIFSRIKKTKQEIDEQRTKYRSHSSHS comes from the exons ATGCTGGCGGAAAACCTGGTGGAGGAGTTTGAGATGGAGGACGAATCGTGGTACGACCACCAGGAACTCCAGCAAGATCTCCAACTTGCTGCTGAACTTGGGTAGACATTACTGGA GGAAACAGAGTTGGAGGATTTTCTTCAGCAGATGTACACAACCAATCAGGAGCAGTTACAGGAAACTGAGTATCTGACCAAGCAGGTGGAGCTTCTGCGGCAGATGAATGAACAGCATGCAAAGGTTTATGAGCAATTAGACGTCACAGCAAgggaactggaagaaacaaatcAAAAGCTCGTTGCTGACAGCAAGGCCTCACAGCAAAAGAGTCTGAGTCTGACTGAAACAATTGAATGCTTGCAAATGAACATTGATCACCTCCAGAGCCAAGTGGAGGAGCTGAAATCATCCAGCCAAAGGAGAAGGAGCCAGGGGAGGCAT caTGACCAGGAGAAATCGGCCCCCAGCTTCTCGTCTTTGAAAGAGCTGTATGACCTCTGCCAGCACTTCGTGTACGATCATGTGTTTGCCGAGAAGATCACTTCCTTACCGAGTCAGCAAAGCCCCGATGAGGAAGAAAATGAGCATTTGAAGAAAACAGTGACAATGCTGCAGGCCCAGCTGAGCCTGGAGCGGCAGAAGCGGGTGACCATGGAGGAGGAATACAGGCTGGTGCTGAAGAACAGCGAGCTGGAGCAGCAGCTGGGGGCCACGGACGCCTACCGAGCCTGTGCGCTGCAGCTGGAGGCGGAGATGGCCGAGATGTGGCAGATGTTGCAGGCGGAGCATCCTTTTGTGAACGGGGTGGAGAAGCTGGTGCCGGACCCTCTGTTTGTCCCTTTCAAAGAGCCTGGCCAGCGCTTGCTGGATGAGATGCTCCTGACCGTGCCTGAAGTGCACAGGAAGCCCCTCAAGCGTAGCAGCAGCGAGACGGTGCTGAGCAGCTTGGCGGGCAGAGACATCATGAGGGGCCACGAGGAGACCTGCATCCGCTGGGCCCAGGCAGTGAAACAGAGAAGCATCTCCCTTCTGCATGAGGTGGACACACAGTACAGCGCCCTGAAGGTGAAGTACGAGGAGCTGCTGAAGAAGTGCCAGCAGGAGGAGGACAGCCTGTCCCACAAGACTGAGCAGACCTCCCGGGCTCCGGCCAAGGACCTGGCTGCCCTGCACGCCCAGCCCAAGCCCAGCACCCTGAGCTGGGACCCAGCCTCTGTCACCTCAGAGCCCATCAGCTCCCCCACTACCTCGACGCCGCCAGAATACAAAGCGCTTTTTAAGGAGATCTTTAGTCGCATCAAGAAAACTAAACAGGAAATAGATGAACAGAGAACCAAATACCGATCTCACTCCTCTCATTCCTAA